CGGAGCTCCTGATCATAGGAGTCGTCGCGGTCATCGTCCTCGACCCTCGCCATCTGCCGGATGTGGCGCGCGGCGCCGGGCGATGGGTGGCGCGTGCGCGACGTTTCATGACAAAGATGAAGGAGGACCTGGACGGCCAGGTCGGGACCGAGCATCTCGCGCCCTTGCGCGAGCTGAACCAGGAGTGGCAGCGCACCAAGGCCCTGCTCCAGGATTCATTGCCCAGTGAGTGGCAAGACTCGCTGGGCGATGAAAGTCCAGATCGCACGCCGCCGGCGCTCGAGGCCTCCCCCGATGTCCCGCGCCGTCCTCCGCGTCCCGCCTCACCGTCGCGCCGGCGCCGCCGCCGCGGGCGGCGACGACCGCCCCACCGCGCGCAAGCCGGGACCTCCAGCGTAGGGAAGGGCAATGGCGGCGAAGGCGTCTGAGGGCGCTGAAGCCAGTTTTATCGAACACCTCCTTGAATTGCGGACGCGCATCCTGCGATCGGCGATCGCGGTGCTGGTGTTGTTCGTGGGCCTGTTCCCGTTTCGCAACACGCTCTATCGGCTCCTGGCGCGCCCCTTAACCGCGGTGCTTCCGCAAAACGGGGCCATGATCGCCACCAATCTCCCGGCGACCTTCATTGCGCCGCTGAAGCTTGCGTTGGCCACCGCGGTGGCCGTGGCCATACCCTATATCCTGTACCAGGCATGGGCGTTCGTGGCGCCCGGGCTCTATCAACGCGAACGCCGTCTGGTCACGCCCCTGCTGGTGTCGAGCACCCTGCTCTTCTATCTGGGCATGGCCTTTGCCTATTTCCTGATCTTTCCCCTGGCCTTCGGCTTCTTTGCGCATGCCGCCCCCACGGGTGTGCGCGTCATGACCGACATCAATCATTACCTGAGCTTCGTCCTGACCCTGTTCTTCGCGTTCGGCCTGGCCTTCGAGGTGCCGGTGGCGATCGTGCTGCTGGTGCTCATGGGCGTCCTGCGCCCCGAGACATTGTCGGGCAAGCGCCGCTATGTCATTCTCGGGGCCTTCGTCCTGGCGGCCATCATCACACCCCCCGACGCGTTCTCGCAGACGGTGCTGGCGCTCGCCATGTGGGCGTTGTTCGAGGCCGGCCTGTTCGTCGCTTACCGTATCAGGCCACACTCGTCGTCGGCCGAGTTGACGGATCCGACACCCACACCTACACCGGTCATCCCGCCGCCGCGCGAGATCACGCCGGAATCCCGTCCCCGGCGTCGTCCACGCCGCCGGCGTCGAGCGCGCAGGCCCCCGCCGTCCGGAGACGAGCCATAAGCGCCCCCCGGCCCGCCGCGGGGCGCTTTAGGGATCGGTCGTGCCGACCGACGATCAGGGGTGTCGCAGGGCGCGGATTTGCGACCGAAGGGGCGTTTGGATACGCCTATCAGGTGCCCTTGGCCGGACCCGCGAAGCGGCACGGGCCGATCGCGGTGGCGCATGTCGTGCACCTTTGCCGGGCCTTGCCCCGCTGGGCGGGATGGGGGTGAAGACTTACCCCATGTCCTGTCCGGCCCCGTTGCGCCCGTCCCCATTGGCTACGGGCTCGTCTGTAAGCGATGCTGCGATCGATTCCAGCGAGCGGCCCTCGGTGGCGAGCCCGTAACGCCATTCGGCCAGTGCCCCGAACAGCATGAGGATGGCCCCGAGCATGTACCCCCAGAAGACCCGGTGGCGCGAGCCGCTTGCAATCAACACCCCGAGCAGGCTCGGCGCCACGACCCCCCCTACGGCCGTGCCGAAGGCGAAGAATAGCGCGATAGCGCTGGCGCGAATTTCCAGCGGGAAGCTCTCGCTTACCGTCAGATACGCGGCGCTCGCGCCCGCCGAGGCAAAGAAGAACGCCGCCGCCCATGCCCCGGTCTGCGCGCTGCCGCCGAGGAGCGCCCCGCGAAAGAGCCACGCGGCAATGATCATGAGTATGCCGGACAGGGCGTAGGTGCCGGTGATCATCGGCCGCCGGCCGACGGTGTCGAAGAATCGGCCGAGGAGTGCCGCTCCGAGAAAATTACTGAGGGCAAACGGCAGAAGGTAGGCGCCGACATCTGTGGCGCGCGTGTGATAGAAACGCACCAGCACGAGCGCGTAGGTGAAGAAAAAGGCGTTATAGAAAAAGAGCTGTGCCACCATCAGTGTCGCGGCCAGGACGGCGCGCTTGCGGTAGCGCCTGAAGATCACCCGCGGCGCCGTGAAGAAGCGCACGGGGTAGGCGCGCCTGACCCTGCCGGTTTGGCCATCGTGCCCCGGCGGTTCAATGCCCGCGCGCCGCTCGATGGCGGTGACGATCGCATCGGCCTCCTGCATGCGGCCGCGGCTTGCAAGCCAGCGCGGGCTCTCGGGGATCAGTCGACGCAACCGCAACGCCAGCAGCCCGAGAAGGGCACCCAGGGTAAACGCCACCCGCCAGCCGAGGGCGGGGGCTATGACCCCGCTATGGAGGATCACGAGACTGAGCGTGGAGGCGGCCGCCGAGCCGATCCAGAAGCTGCCGTTTACCAGCAGATCAATACGTCCGCGCCGGCGCGCCGGGATGAGCTCCTGAATCGCGGAATTGATGGCGCTGTACTCACCGCCGATCCCGGCCCCTGTCAGGAAGCGAAACAGCGCGAAGCTCGCAAGCCCCCAGGATAGACCGGTGGCCGCGGTCGCGCCGATATAGAGGAGCAGGGTCGTCGTAAAGAGTCTTTTGCGTCCATAGCGGTCCGCGAGATAGCCAAATACCAGACTCCCGACGACGGCGCCCACGAGGTAGGCACTGGCGGCGACGCCGATATCCGGTGCCGACAGGTGCAGTGTCGCGCGTCGCTCGAGCAGTGCCGCAAGCGAGCCGACCAAGGTGAATTCGAGCCCATCGAGGATCCACGCCACCCCCAGGGCCGCGATGACAGTGACGTGGAATCGGCACCATGGCACGCGATCCAGCCGGCCCGGGATGTCGTCCTTATCCACGCCGGCATATTGCGCATCATGGCAAGAATCAGCAGGCATCCACGCGATTCTAGCAGGAGCCGGCGCTCAATGTAAGCGGCGATCCGGCTGCGCTTCCTGACATTCAACAGGACCATATATGCGGTACCATGGTAATATAATCCCGTTCATGCGCGCATGCGCGGCGCGGCATGCCAGCCAATGCGTCCTTGGGCTCGCCGGCGGCCGGGAATGCCTTGCGAGGAAGGCAGGCCAAGAGCGCATCCGGGGCCGCGTACGCCCCTGCGCGATCTGCGGCCGCACCCGCGGGATCCGGCGGCCAGGGGCGCCATGACCATCGCCGCGCCGCCGGGATCGGCCGGGCTTGTCATCAGACTGGCATATTCCTGTGACATAAACGAGCCCATGAAACGAGACGGCATGACGCTGGCAGTGCCGGAAGGGGTCGGTGGCGAGCCCTTCTCCCGAGTTCCGTACCACCATACAGGACCCAGGGCATGCGTATCTTGATGGTCTCCGACACCTATTTTCCGCGCGTGAGCGGGGTTGCGAGTTCGATCCGCAGCTTCCGCGCCGGTCTTGCCCGCCTGGGGCATGAAGCGCACCTGCTGATCCCCGCTTATGGTGCGGGTGACGGCGCAGAGCCCGGGATCTTTCAGGTCCCCTCCTGGCGTATCGCGCCCTATCCGGAGGAGCGGCTGATGACCCCCTCGGGATGCCTGCGCATCGCCCGGCGCCTCGCGTCCCGGCGCTATGACGTGATCCACATCCAGACGCCGTTCATGGCGCACTTTTGGGGCCGCTATCTCGCCCGCCGGTGGGGGATCCCGGCCGTGCTGTCCTATCACACCTATTTCGAGGCCTATGTCGGCCATTATTATCCGTGGATACCGAGCGCGCTCGCGCGCCGTGGGATCCGCCGGCTCTCGCGTATCCAGTGCCATTGCGTTCAGACCGTGATCGTCCCGTCGGCGGCCATGGCCGGGGTGGTCACGGGCTATGGTGTGCGCACGCCTATCAAGGTGATCCCGACCGGCATCGATATCCCATCGCCCCCCGCGGACAGTCGTGTCGCGTTTCGCGCCCGTCACGGCATAACACCGGAACGACCGGTGTTGCTGTATGCCGGGCGCCTGGCCCCGGAAAAGAATCTCCCGTTCCTTCTGCGGGTCATCGCGCGCCTGCGATCGGCACTCCCGGACATCCTGCTATTGTTTGCCGGAGACGGCCCGGCACGCGCCTCCCTGGAGTCGCAAAGCCGGCGACATGGCTTAAGCGACTCGGTGCGTTTTCTCGGCTATCTCGATCGCGACGGCGCCTTGAGGGACGCCTATCAGGCCGCGGATCTCTTCGTCTTTTCGTCCCTGACTGAGACCCAGGGCATGGTTCTTCTGGAGGCCTTGGCCGCCCGGCTCCCGATCGTGGCGATCCCGGCCCTCGGTGTGGCGGATCTTCTCGCAAGCCGCAAGGGTAGCCGCGGCAGCGCCGCCGATCCGGACAGTTTTGGTGCCGAGTGTCTGGCGATACTGCGTGATCCCGCGCTACGCGCCCGCCTCGCTGCAGAGGCGGGCCATCTGGCGGCGCGCTGGTCCCGGGAGGCCATGTCACAGCGTTTGATCGAGGTCTATGAAACCCTTGTCGACGAGGCCCAGGTCGCGCATTGCGGTATTCAGGGACGCTGACATCACGGCCGGCCGCCGGCGGGCGGTCTGCGGTGACCATGGGGTACCGGCCGACAAGCGGCGATGCCGCGCAGCGACGGGAGGCAAGACATCATTAACGGCGGACGCAAAACAGGCGGCATCCCCCGGCGCGCCTTCGGATCGGAGGAAGTGGGCCGTCCGCGCACCGCCTACCGCCAATACCCGGGCGTGCCGCCGGAGGGCCGCGAAAGCGTTGATTGTGGCCGACTCCTATCCGCGCGCCGGCACCCGCAGGGTCGGTCGGGCCGTGTGGATACAATGGACCATTCTTTTGGACATCCCGTCACGTCGATCCACGTTCGCTGCCGCAAGCCATCCATCCGTCGCGACGCCCGCGTGTCTGAAGAGGGTGGAGAACGTACCCGGGGGGCCGACGCCTGATGAATGCAAGTCACGACACGCATTGCGCCGTAGCGAGACCCGTCCGCACCCATGCCCGTGATCCAGGACCTGTCATGAGCCACCCCACCCATCGATCCATTTTCCTATCCGATGTGCACCTGGGGACGCGTGGCTGTCAGGCCGAAAGACTCTTGGATTTTTTGCGCAGTCACTCGTGCGAGGAGCTGTTCCTGGTTGGGGACATCATCGACCTGTGGCGCCTCAAGACGCGCTGGTATTGGCCGAGCAGCCATAACACCGTGATCCAAAAGATCCTGCGTATGGCCCGTAGCGGCGTCAAGGTGCACTACATCCGCGGGAATCATGACCCGATCTTCGAGTTCTTTTCGGAGCTAACCCTTGCCGACGGCGCGACCGTGGCCTTGGGCGACATCGCGATCCGCGAGGACTACGTCCACCATACCGCCGATGGCAGGCGTTTCTGGGTCATTCATGGCGATCAATTCGATGCGGCGATGCGTTATGCCAGGTGGCTTACCCATCTCGGGGATCACGGCTATACGGCCCTGCTGTTTCTGAACCGCTACCTGCAAATGCTGCTCCGCCTGTTCGGGGTGCGCCACGAATGGTCATTGAGCGGCTATGTGAAGTACCACGTGAAGAGGGCGGTGCAATTCATCAATGACTATGAGTCGCTGGTGGCGGAAGAGGCCTTGCGACGCCACTACGACGGGGTCATATGTGGCCACATTCATCATGCCGAACAGAAGCTTGTGAAGAACATCCAGTACTACAACGACGGAGATTGGGTGGAGAGCTGCACGGCGCTCGTTGAGCATCATGACGGCCGTATGGAGATCATCCGCTGGACGGCGGCGGCCTCCCGCGATGCCACCAAGGCCGCCTAAGCGGGCGGTGCGCCCGGACGCGGACGGCCCATGCCCGCCGGTCGCGGTCGATGATGGGATGGCAGGGCCGACGGCGGATGGGGTCATGGCCGGGGTCTTAAGGCCGGCCGCGGCCCCATGACCCCCATGGCGCATGACCCGCCGCGCCGGGCGGTGGCGGACGGCCCCGCATGAGGCATGGGGCCGTCCGGCTCAGCTCTCGCGACGGCCTTTTCAGGAGGCCGGTGCCGGCGGGCGGCTGTATGACGCGGGCGCCTTCAGGGGTGGCCGTGTCGCCACGATGGCGTGAACGGTCAGGCGTCGACCGGCGCGCAGCACACCGAGCGTGACGGGGGTGCCGGGCTTCGTATCGGCGATCGTGAGCAGGGCACGATTGGCCGAGCGCAGCGGCCGGCCATTGATCGCGTAGAGCACGTCTCCCGGGCGTATGCCGGCCTTGGCCGCCGGCCCATTCTTGTAGATCGCCGCCACCACCACCCCGTGCGTGGACTTGGGGAGCTTCAGGGCGCGGGCGAGCGCCGGCGTGAGCGTCTGGCCGGCAACGCCTATCCAGCCTTCGATCACATGACCGTATTTGATGATCTGGCGAAAGACATGGCGCGCCAGGTTGACGGGGATGGCAAAGCCGATCCCCTGGAACCCTCCGCTATGGGTATAGATGGCGCTGTCGATGCCGATCAGATGCCCTTCGGTATTGATGAGCGCGCCCCCCGAGTTCCCGGGATTGATGGCGGCGTCCGTCTGGATGAAGTTTTCGATCGGGTTCAGGCCGAGCTCGTCCCGGCCGGTTGCGCTCACGATGCCCATCGTCACCGTCTGGCCGATGCCAAAGGGGTCGCCGATGGCCAGCACCACCTCGCCCACGGCAATGTCGGAGGCGTGGCCGAGGGTTATGGCGGTCAATCGCGGGAGATGGATCTTCAGGACGGCAAGGTCAGTGGCGGGGTCCACGCCCACCACCCGCGCCTTGGCGCTGCGCCCGTCTTTCAGGAATACGCGGATGGCATCGGCCCCGCGAATGACATGGAAGTTGGTCAGGATGAAGCCGCTTTTGCTGACGATCACCCCGGACCCGAGGCTCGTTTCCACGCGCTTGCGGCTTGCCGGCGGCCGCCCCCCGATGAATGGCTCGAAGAACGGGAAGCCCGGGCCGCGCCGCGGCCGCGTCACCACCACCTTGGCCGTGTTAATATTCACCACGGCGTTCGCGGCCTTTTTGACCGCGTAGGCGTAGGACACCGGTCCGGGGGTCTGGGCCTTGCGCGGCGCGGCTTCATGTATGACCACCGTGGGGCCATGGGCGATGAGTTGCGGTCGCAGCAGCAGGATCACGAAGGCGAGCGCCAGGCCACCGATCACGATGCGCGCGAGGATCACAAGGCGGCGAACAAGGGACATGGGGCCTCCCGGCCGGTTTTCGCCCTAGGCGGGCTTGTCGTTATAGAGTAAAATTACAAGATTCGCGGCCCAAAAGTTAAGCCTGTCTTCGGTACAGGGGCGCAAACAC
The DNA window shown above is from Acidiferrobacter sp. SPIII_3 and carries:
- the tatC gene encoding twin-arginine translocase subunit TatC, with amino-acid sequence MAAKASEGAEASFIEHLLELRTRILRSAIAVLVLFVGLFPFRNTLYRLLARPLTAVLPQNGAMIATNLPATFIAPLKLALATAVAVAIPYILYQAWAFVAPGLYQRERRLVTPLLVSSTLLFYLGMAFAYFLIFPLAFGFFAHAAPTGVRVMTDINHYLSFVLTLFFAFGLAFEVPVAIVLLVLMGVLRPETLSGKRRYVILGAFVLAAIITPPDAFSQTVLALAMWALFEAGLFVAYRIRPHSSSAELTDPTPTPTPVIPPPREITPESRPRRRPRRRRRARRPPPSGDEP
- a CDS encoding twin-arginine translocase TatA/TatE family subunit — translated: MFDFSFTELLIIGVVAVIVLDPRHLPDVARGAGRWVARARRFMTKMKEDLDGQVGTEHLAPLRELNQEWQRTKALLQDSLPSEWQDSLGDESPDRTPPALEASPDVPRRPPRPASPSRRRRRRGRRRPPHRAQAGTSSVGKGNGGEGV
- a CDS encoding MFS transporter, with the protein product MDKDDIPGRLDRVPWCRFHVTVIAALGVAWILDGLEFTLVGSLAALLERRATLHLSAPDIGVAASAYLVGAVVGSLVFGYLADRYGRKRLFTTTLLLYIGATAATGLSWGLASFALFRFLTGAGIGGEYSAINSAIQELIPARRRGRIDLLVNGSFWIGSAAASTLSLVILHSGVIAPALGWRVAFTLGALLGLLALRLRRLIPESPRWLASRGRMQEADAIVTAIERRAGIEPPGHDGQTGRVRRAYPVRFFTAPRVIFRRYRKRAVLAATLMVAQLFFYNAFFFTYALVLVRFYHTRATDVGAYLLPFALSNFLGAALLGRFFDTVGRRPMITGTYALSGILMIIAAWLFRGALLGGSAQTGAWAAAFFFASAGASAAYLTVSESFPLEIRASAIALFFAFGTAVGGVVAPSLLGVLIASGSRHRVFWGYMLGAILMLFGALAEWRYGLATEGRSLESIAASLTDEPVANGDGRNGAGQDMG
- a CDS encoding UDP-2,3-diacylglucosamine diphosphatase, which translates into the protein MSHPTHRSIFLSDVHLGTRGCQAERLLDFLRSHSCEELFLVGDIIDLWRLKTRWYWPSSHNTVIQKILRMARSGVKVHYIRGNHDPIFEFFSELTLADGATVALGDIAIREDYVHHTADGRRFWVIHGDQFDAAMRYARWLTHLGDHGYTALLFLNRYLQMLLRLFGVRHEWSLSGYVKYHVKRAVQFINDYESLVAEEALRRHYDGVICGHIHHAEQKLVKNIQYYNDGDWVESCTALVEHHDGRMEIIRWTAAASRDATKAA
- a CDS encoding trypsin-like peptidase domain-containing protein — its product is MSLVRRLVILARIVIGGLALAFVILLLRPQLIAHGPTVVIHEAAPRKAQTPGPVSYAYAVKKAANAVVNINTAKVVVTRPRRGPGFPFFEPFIGGRPPASRKRVETSLGSGVIVSKSGFILTNFHVIRGADAIRVFLKDGRSAKARVVGVDPATDLAVLKIHLPRLTAITLGHASDIAVGEVVLAIGDPFGIGQTVTMGIVSATGRDELGLNPIENFIQTDAAINPGNSGGALINTEGHLIGIDSAIYTHSGGFQGIGFAIPVNLARHVFRQIIKYGHVIEGWIGVAGQTLTPALARALKLPKSTHGVVVAAIYKNGPAAKAGIRPGDVLYAINGRPLRSANRALLTIADTKPGTPVTLGVLRAGRRLTVHAIVATRPPLKAPASYSRPPAPAS
- a CDS encoding glycosyltransferase produces the protein MRILMVSDTYFPRVSGVASSIRSFRAGLARLGHEAHLLIPAYGAGDGAEPGIFQVPSWRIAPYPEERLMTPSGCLRIARRLASRRYDVIHIQTPFMAHFWGRYLARRWGIPAVLSYHTYFEAYVGHYYPWIPSALARRGIRRLSRIQCHCVQTVIVPSAAMAGVVTGYGVRTPIKVIPTGIDIPSPPADSRVAFRARHGITPERPVLLYAGRLAPEKNLPFLLRVIARLRSALPDILLLFAGDGPARASLESQSRRHGLSDSVRFLGYLDRDGALRDAYQAADLFVFSSLTETQGMVLLEALAARLPIVAIPALGVADLLASRKGSRGSAADPDSFGAECLAILRDPALRARLAAEAGHLAARWSREAMSQRLIEVYETLVDEAQVAHCGIQGR